The proteins below come from a single Arthrobacter crystallopoietes genomic window:
- a CDS encoding CaiB/BaiF CoA transferase family protein, translated as MTQTPIAPLDGVRVLELGNYIAAPTAGRLLADFGAEVIKVERPGTGDELRNWRLHKGDTSMLYRTINRNKKSVVLDLRTDAGRKAVLELAAKSDILLENFRPGTLEKWGLGPEVLNEANPELIITRVSAFGQTGPLSERPGFAAVAEAYSGFRNLVGDPDRAPVRVGVSIGDSIAGLYAAFGSIMGLFQREARRRSSGSAVALPERIIDVALNEAMFSMMESLVPDYEAYGVRRERTGGRMEGIAPSNAYVCADGASIVVAGNGDGIFLRYMETIGRPDLGSDPGLQSNALRWARREELDAAIGEWAATLPAADALAALDAAGVPAGPIYTAADIVADDQYAARNMIQKFDVSTGEELLSDVGFPGIVPVIGGQSLPIRNLGPDLGEHTDEVLGGLLGMDTEQINAASSREEAVQA; from the coding sequence ATGACACAGACACCCATCGCCCCGCTGGACGGCGTGCGCGTTCTTGAACTCGGCAACTACATTGCTGCCCCCACCGCCGGACGGCTGCTGGCCGATTTCGGCGCCGAGGTGATCAAGGTGGAGCGCCCGGGCACCGGCGATGAGCTGCGCAACTGGCGCCTGCACAAGGGCGACACTTCCATGCTGTACCGGACCATCAACCGCAACAAGAAGTCGGTGGTGCTGGATCTGCGCACGGACGCGGGCCGCAAGGCGGTGTTGGAGCTGGCGGCCAAGTCTGACATCCTGCTGGAAAACTTCCGGCCGGGCACCCTCGAGAAGTGGGGGCTGGGGCCCGAGGTGCTCAACGAGGCCAACCCCGAACTGATCATCACGCGTGTCTCCGCCTTCGGCCAGACCGGTCCGTTGTCCGAACGCCCCGGGTTCGCCGCGGTGGCCGAGGCCTACAGCGGCTTCCGCAACCTGGTGGGGGATCCGGACCGTGCCCCCGTGCGCGTGGGTGTCTCGATCGGCGATTCGATCGCCGGACTGTACGCTGCCTTCGGCTCCATAATGGGCCTTTTTCAGCGCGAAGCACGACGGCGGAGCTCAGGTTCCGCTGTTGCGTTGCCGGAGCGGATTATCGACGTTGCGTTGAACGAGGCGATGTTCTCGATGATGGAATCGCTCGTACCGGACTACGAGGCTTACGGCGTGCGGCGCGAACGCACCGGCGGCCGGATGGAAGGCATTGCGCCCTCCAACGCCTACGTCTGCGCCGACGGAGCCAGCATCGTGGTGGCCGGCAACGGTGATGGCATCTTCCTGCGCTATATGGAAACCATCGGCCGCCCGGACCTGGGCTCGGATCCCGGGCTGCAGTCCAACGCCCTGCGCTGGGCGCGGCGCGAGGAACTGGATGCGGCGATCGGCGAATGGGCCGCCACGCTCCCGGCGGCGGACGCCCTCGCTGCGCTGGACGCCGCCGGGGTTCCGGCCGGCCCCATCTACACTGCGGCGGATATCGTCGCCGATGACCAGTACGCGGCACGGAACATGATCCAGAAATTCGACGTGTCCACGGGCGAGGAACTGCTTTCCGATGTTGGCTTCCCGGGAATCGTGCCGGTGATCGGCGGGCAGTCGCTGCCTATCCGCAACCTTGGCCCGGATCTAGGCGAGCATACGGACGAAGTCCTCGGCGGACTGCTGGGCATGGACACGGAACAAATCAATGCGGCCTCGAGCCGCGAGGAGGCAGTGCAGGCATGA
- a CDS encoding GntP family permease, whose protein sequence is MSDMAILINTAVAVLATVVLIVRFKVNPVISLIIGSVYLGLSAGLGVTKTVETITGGFGEIMVEVGLLIAFGVLMGSILNETGAIRRLVEHLLHVFGPNRLPYTMGLAIGTALQSIFLDVLLVISAPLARKLAPRIGKLGTARMATAMAIALECGIVFMVPGVAALALAGLLSVPLGKMMIFGLILIVPTIIISIAIMTFLFRKGFWNEEKDEDHIYLEDDDDNSAAGTETAEAGTDTGSTRKGAGVPSRSNGNGSSAAPVPAGASVAVAESDREREAPLLVLFAPLLVSLLLIGAGAILEILKIEMAWLQLLGEPVIALLIGLIGTGIMGRYTVGQKRVETAIATGFKESGQILILTGVGGSLAATVGAAGLGDILGGFFSASTVAPLLVVWGIAALFHIAVGSVTLSAITAAGLLAPIAPAIGIDPVLIALAAGAGSLFMVHVTSNTFWLLQSLLGQSVRGALKSVTVGVSVASVVAILLILPMSLLF, encoded by the coding sequence ATGTCAGATATGGCTATCTTGATCAACACTGCGGTGGCTGTGCTTGCCACCGTGGTGCTGATTGTCAGGTTCAAGGTCAACCCCGTCATCTCCCTGATCATCGGCTCCGTTTACCTGGGGCTCTCGGCCGGCCTCGGCGTAACCAAGACGGTGGAGACGATTACCGGCGGCTTCGGCGAGATTATGGTCGAGGTCGGCCTGCTCATTGCCTTCGGCGTGTTGATGGGTTCGATCCTGAACGAGACCGGGGCAATCCGGCGTCTGGTAGAGCACCTGCTGCACGTCTTCGGGCCCAATCGGCTGCCTTACACGATGGGACTTGCCATCGGCACCGCGCTGCAGTCCATCTTTCTGGACGTACTGCTGGTAATTTCCGCGCCGCTGGCCCGCAAGCTGGCGCCGAGGATCGGCAAGCTGGGCACGGCGCGGATGGCCACGGCCATGGCGATCGCGCTCGAATGCGGCATCGTCTTCATGGTCCCGGGTGTCGCGGCGCTGGCCCTTGCCGGCCTGCTAAGCGTGCCGCTGGGCAAGATGATGATCTTCGGCCTGATCCTGATCGTCCCCACCATCATCATCTCGATCGCCATCATGACCTTCCTGTTCCGCAAGGGCTTCTGGAACGAAGAGAAGGACGAGGACCACATCTACCTCGAGGACGACGACGATAACTCCGCCGCCGGAACTGAAACGGCTGAGGCTGGCACAGATACCGGCAGCACCCGGAAGGGTGCGGGCGTCCCGAGCCGCTCCAATGGCAACGGCTCCAGCGCGGCACCAGTCCCTGCGGGCGCTTCCGTCGCCGTGGCCGAGTCGGACAGGGAACGTGAAGCCCCGCTGCTGGTGCTCTTCGCTCCGCTGTTGGTCTCGCTGCTGCTTATCGGCGCCGGCGCGATCCTGGAAATCCTGAAGATCGAGATGGCGTGGCTGCAGTTGCTCGGCGAGCCGGTCATTGCCCTGCTGATAGGCCTGATTGGCACCGGCATCATGGGCCGGTACACGGTGGGCCAGAAGCGTGTGGAAACGGCCATCGCCACGGGCTTCAAGGAAAGCGGGCAGATCCTCATCCTGACCGGTGTCGGCGGTTCGCTGGCCGCCACGGTCGGCGCCGCCGGACTGGGCGACATCCTCGGCGGCTTCTTCTCCGCCAGCACGGTGGCTCCGCTGCTCGTGGTCTGGGGCATTGCCGCCCTGTTCCACATCGCCGTCGGCTCCGTGACCCTCTCGGCGATCACCGCAGCGGGCCTGCTGGCCCCGATCGCCCCGGCCATCGGCATCGACCCCGTCCTGATCGCGCTGGCCGCGGGCGCCGGCTCGCTGTTCATGGTGCACGTCACCAGCAATACCTTCTGGCTGCTGCAGTCGCTGCTCGGCCAAAGCGTTCGGGGGGCACTGAAATCGGTGACGGTCGGTGTGTCGGTGGCGTCCGTCGTCGCAATTCTGCTGATTCTGCCGATGAGCCTGCTCTTCTAG
- a CDS encoding nuclear transport factor 2 family protein: MKTVATALSEGTTPATTGVVRAVIESVEAERLSHMVAGNLEGVAGLCDERLDYVHSTGRRDTLVSLLEMLGSGAVSYDSILHNFSRVENLGQAVWVTGTMRVSLVKGGQTRQLQTLTTTLWIRHDNSYRLLSFHATAAPGLN, encoded by the coding sequence GTGAAGACCGTAGCTACCGCCCTGTCGGAAGGAACGACGCCGGCGACCACCGGCGTCGTTCGTGCAGTTATTGAATCAGTGGAGGCGGAGCGACTCAGCCATATGGTTGCAGGAAATCTCGAAGGCGTCGCCGGGCTCTGTGATGAACGGCTGGACTACGTGCATTCGACTGGCCGCCGGGACACCTTGGTATCGCTGCTGGAGATGCTCGGATCCGGGGCAGTCAGCTATGACAGTATCCTGCACAACTTCTCCCGGGTGGAGAACCTGGGCCAGGCGGTTTGGGTCACGGGAACGATGCGAGTCAGTTTGGTCAAGGGTGGGCAAACCAGGCAGCTGCAGACACTGACCACCACCCTATGGATTCGTCATGACAACAGTTATCGTCTGCTGTCCTTCCACGCCACCGCGGCCCCTGGCTTGAACTAG
- a CDS encoding carboxylesterase family protein — MSGATELAAGPGTGPGTSPIAVQAATPASPLKLAGFGADVSDGVVRVLGVHYGARLDPADRFSALGVPSSLRVQSAPTVFPQTPGSLDWLLGPALMEMPQSEDAFQINIWAPEGAQDAPVLVYLPGGAFISGAGTVRWYDGERLAREGGCMVVTVNYRLGALAFAAGRDGARNLPVGDILQALRWVRRNIADFGGDPEDITLAGQSAGAFYAYLLSQLHEAEGLFNRTALLSLAWQPPLTSAEYAERCTLFGQSLGEAGSEVQDTGLETVPVDALLQAQGAVSKAYAGRGLGFMPAAGDEVPADLFDFAAAVRRMHVSSLLLSTTQDEAAAFLKPLPVAAVGREQLTGFVAAHFKDVAATLGWLDQALPGETDHAKLVEAMTLHQFRLTAVELAEHATAAGIATTVARFDVGSPLEGARSAHCFDVPFVFGNRHQWHDAPMLNGVADEVFESAGGELRSLLLGFVSEGSARTADGSAVAAFDPADPKLHRIGAGGTGTIEPERGLNPRR, encoded by the coding sequence ATGAGCGGCGCCACCGAACTGGCTGCCGGACCCGGCACGGGGCCCGGCACCAGCCCGATTGCGGTGCAGGCAGCCACCCCTGCTTCACCCCTGAAGCTGGCGGGGTTCGGGGCGGATGTCTCCGACGGCGTCGTCCGTGTCCTTGGCGTGCACTACGGGGCGCGGCTGGATCCGGCGGACCGTTTCAGCGCCCTGGGTGTTCCGTCGTCGCTGCGGGTACAGTCTGCGCCGACAGTCTTCCCACAGACGCCCGGCTCGCTGGACTGGCTGTTGGGGCCCGCCTTGATGGAAATGCCGCAGAGTGAAGATGCCTTCCAAATCAACATCTGGGCTCCGGAGGGGGCACAAGATGCACCTGTGCTGGTCTACTTACCCGGCGGCGCCTTCATCAGCGGTGCCGGCACCGTCCGTTGGTACGACGGCGAACGCCTGGCCCGCGAGGGCGGTTGCATGGTTGTCACGGTCAATTACCGGTTGGGCGCTCTGGCCTTTGCCGCTGGCCGTGATGGCGCGAGGAATCTTCCGGTGGGGGATATCCTGCAGGCGCTCCGGTGGGTCCGCCGCAACATTGCGGATTTCGGGGGTGATCCCGAAGACATCACCCTGGCCGGGCAATCCGCCGGAGCTTTCTACGCCTACCTGCTGAGCCAACTGCACGAGGCCGAAGGGCTGTTCAACCGGACAGCGCTGCTCAGCCTAGCCTGGCAGCCGCCGCTCACCTCTGCCGAGTATGCCGAGCGCTGCACATTATTCGGCCAGTCACTGGGAGAGGCCGGATCCGAGGTGCAGGACACCGGTCTGGAAACTGTTCCGGTCGACGCGCTGTTGCAGGCGCAGGGTGCGGTATCCAAAGCGTATGCGGGGCGAGGACTGGGGTTCATGCCCGCCGCCGGCGACGAGGTTCCCGCTGACCTGTTCGACTTCGCGGCGGCCGTCCGGCGCATGCACGTTTCGTCACTGTTGCTCAGTACTACGCAGGACGAGGCGGCGGCGTTCCTCAAGCCACTTCCGGTGGCGGCCGTGGGGCGCGAGCAGCTCACCGGCTTCGTGGCGGCCCACTTCAAGGACGTGGCTGCGACGCTTGGGTGGCTCGACCAGGCGCTGCCTGGGGAGACGGACCACGCCAAGCTGGTGGAGGCCATGACCCTGCACCAGTTCCGGCTCACCGCCGTCGAGCTCGCTGAGCACGCTACCGCGGCCGGCATCGCAACTACCGTTGCTCGGTTCGACGTCGGCAGCCCCCTCGAAGGAGCCCGCAGTGCGCATTGTTTTGACGTGCCCTTCGTCTTCGGCAACAGACACCAATGGCACGATGCGCCCATGCTTAACGGCGTGGCCGACGAGGTGTTCGAGTCGGCCGGGGGAGAGCTCCGTTCGTTGCTGCTGGGTTTTGTCAGCGAAGGCTCAGCCCGCACTGCGGACGGGTCAGCAGTGGCTGCCTTCGATCCAGCTGACCCGAAACTGCACCGGATCGGGGCAGGCGGCACAGGAACTATAGAACCGGAGCGCGGGCTTAACCCGCGACGGTGA
- a CDS encoding flavin-containing monooxygenase, with protein sequence MTNSLTEVRESLAVDDLYWRENYEAITEDDAFLRRIVETSDLPALMVALAAVTRDFSLLSEDLRPPQPLADIIGTPHGGMSPETQSKARELAFEALKQVRDQNLTSVGTLTEEQAADILNWITNEANPEYHPMLMHEMALVEGKSGKPDWNFAEVAGGREFEVAVIGSGVSGMAASYRLKQAGIPHTVFEKGHTVGGTWWKNTYPGVRLDTPNYAYSFSFAQRDDWPQQFSQGHEIYKYTCEVAERGGLMDHLQFNTEVTKAEYDAGTGLWSVATVRDGVPEVRQFNAVITAVGQLDRPKYPDVAGREDFAGIQMHSAEWDNSIDVTGKRVAIIGTGASAYQIVPAIVDQVSSLTVIQRSSPWMLPTKGYYDDMPESVQWLVRKLPHYGQWLRLWQHWLGVEGRQHTTVAEPGWDKPGSVSAVNERVRQTLTEMLAEQYHDRPDLLAKVTPDYIVGGKRMLRDNGVWAQSLKKPQTALVTEGMERMVPEGIITKDGVLHEVDMIIYATGFQASEFLEPLKFTGLNGADLHEYWGGDAKAFAGVTVPNFPNLFMVTGPNTGHVVNGSLYSMIEYGVEYILEALRLVLQENLKALDLKQEVLDEFVEEIDAANATKAWGHPSVQTWYKNKFGRVSQIWPFPVVDFWKITREVQTDHYNKLA encoded by the coding sequence GTGACCAACTCACTCACCGAGGTCCGCGAAAGCCTCGCCGTCGATGACCTGTATTGGCGAGAGAACTACGAAGCCATCACCGAGGACGATGCGTTCCTGCGCAGGATTGTCGAAACGAGCGACCTTCCTGCGCTGATGGTGGCTTTGGCCGCTGTGACCAGGGACTTCTCTCTGCTGAGTGAAGACCTGCGTCCGCCGCAGCCGCTTGCTGACATCATCGGCACTCCGCACGGAGGCATGAGCCCGGAGACTCAGTCGAAGGCACGCGAGCTTGCGTTCGAAGCGCTCAAGCAGGTCCGTGACCAGAACCTGACCAGCGTTGGGACGCTGACGGAGGAGCAGGCAGCGGACATCCTGAACTGGATCACCAATGAGGCCAATCCCGAATACCACCCGATGCTGATGCATGAAATGGCGCTGGTTGAAGGCAAGAGCGGCAAGCCGGACTGGAACTTTGCCGAGGTTGCCGGCGGGCGTGAATTTGAGGTCGCCGTCATTGGCTCCGGCGTGTCGGGCATGGCCGCCTCTTACCGGTTGAAGCAGGCCGGGATCCCGCACACTGTTTTCGAAAAGGGCCACACCGTCGGCGGCACCTGGTGGAAGAACACCTACCCAGGTGTTCGGCTGGACACCCCCAACTATGCCTACAGCTTCTCCTTCGCCCAGCGTGACGACTGGCCCCAGCAGTTCTCCCAGGGCCACGAGATCTACAAGTACACCTGCGAGGTTGCCGAGCGCGGCGGGCTGATGGATCACCTCCAGTTCAACACCGAAGTCACCAAGGCAGAGTACGACGCCGGGACCGGCCTTTGGAGCGTTGCTACCGTCCGCGACGGGGTGCCGGAGGTACGCCAATTCAACGCGGTGATTACCGCCGTCGGGCAGTTGGACCGGCCCAAGTATCCGGACGTTGCCGGGCGCGAGGACTTCGCGGGCATACAGATGCACTCGGCAGAGTGGGACAACAGTATTGACGTCACGGGCAAGCGCGTGGCCATCATCGGCACAGGGGCGAGCGCGTACCAGATTGTGCCCGCGATTGTGGACCAGGTTTCTTCGCTGACCGTTATCCAGCGCAGCTCGCCCTGGATGCTGCCCACCAAGGGCTATTACGACGACATGCCTGAATCGGTCCAGTGGCTGGTCCGGAAGCTCCCGCACTACGGGCAGTGGCTGCGTTTGTGGCAGCATTGGCTCGGTGTTGAGGGCCGCCAGCACACCACCGTGGCAGAGCCCGGCTGGGACAAGCCCGGCAGCGTCTCGGCCGTGAACGAGCGCGTCCGCCAGACCTTGACCGAGATGCTCGCCGAGCAGTACCACGACCGCCCGGACCTGCTGGCCAAGGTCACGCCGGACTACATTGTCGGTGGCAAGCGCATGCTGCGTGACAACGGAGTATGGGCGCAGTCCCTGAAGAAGCCGCAGACCGCGCTGGTCACTGAGGGCATGGAACGCATGGTGCCGGAAGGCATTATCACTAAGGACGGCGTGCTCCACGAAGTGGACATGATCATCTACGCCACCGGATTCCAGGCATCTGAGTTCCTTGAACCGCTGAAGTTCACCGGGCTCAACGGCGCCGATCTGCACGAATACTGGGGCGGGGACGCCAAGGCCTTTGCCGGCGTGACTGTGCCGAACTTCCCGAACCTGTTCATGGTGACAGGACCGAACACCGGCCACGTGGTCAACGGCAGCTTGTACTCCATGATTGAGTACGGCGTTGAGTACATCCTCGAGGCGCTGCGCCTGGTGCTGCAGGAGAACCTGAAGGCATTGGACCTCAAACAGGAAGTGTTGGATGAGTTCGTCGAAGAGATCGACGCCGCCAATGCCACCAAGGCCTGGGGCCACCCCAGCGTGCAGACCTGGTACAAGAACAAGTTCGGCCGCGTCTCGCAGATCTGGCCGTTCCCGGTAGTGGACTTCTGGAAGATCACCCGCGAAGTGCAGACCGACCATTACAACAAGCTGGCATGA
- a CDS encoding GntR family transcriptional regulator, with protein MAKRTDSETLSKHIRDALRSDILAGRWSPGAKLQLTALSEHYQTSSTVVREALTRLVGERLVQLRPNRGFFVPPISLAEIQDITELRCVNEEFAVKLATERGGLQWESELMAAHHTLERTPRRSTENPDLHTEEWNNAHQAFHAKLVEACGIPVLIELSSTLSDISQLYGRWAGIATRDVSRDLDQEHRDILAAALDRDAAKTAALLRSHYETTMAAIREAGEVGLEATV; from the coding sequence ATGGCGAAGCGCACCGATTCGGAAACACTCAGCAAGCACATTAGAGATGCTCTCCGCAGCGACATCTTGGCCGGAAGATGGTCGCCGGGGGCCAAGCTGCAGCTGACTGCTCTTTCGGAGCATTATCAGACCAGCAGCACCGTGGTCCGCGAGGCCCTGACCCGGCTGGTCGGCGAGCGCCTTGTCCAGCTGCGCCCCAACCGCGGTTTCTTTGTTCCGCCGATTTCACTGGCCGAAATCCAGGACATCACTGAGCTGCGCTGCGTCAACGAAGAGTTTGCGGTCAAGCTCGCCACCGAACGAGGCGGGCTGCAGTGGGAGTCGGAACTGATGGCGGCGCACCACACCCTTGAGCGGACACCGCGCCGCTCGACCGAGAATCCGGACCTGCACACGGAGGAATGGAACAACGCACACCAGGCTTTCCACGCCAAGCTGGTGGAAGCCTGCGGAATCCCGGTACTGATCGAACTCTCCAGCACCCTCTCCGACATCTCGCAGCTTTACGGCCGCTGGGCGGGCATCGCCACTCGCGATGTGAGCCGCGATTTGGACCAGGAGCACCGCGACATTCTCGCGGCGGCACTGGATCGCGATGCCGCGAAGACAGCGGCCCTGCTGCGCAGCCACTACGAAACCACGATGGCCGCCATCCGCGAGGCGGGCGAGGTGGGGCTGGAAGCCACTGTCTAG